One genomic segment of Stegostoma tigrinum isolate sSteTig4 chromosome 21, sSteTig4.hap1, whole genome shotgun sequence includes these proteins:
- the LOC132210830 gene encoding probable G-protein coupled receptor 139: MTERYLKIRDTDALHRTELLPFVVASIMGSTVSAGASPPTVKEISSAKEREKGDRNLRTRDWNVLTMDQNVRTIDWNVVTMDRDLSWSLYILSLLPVSAYWMENLIDVIQHFYYPILATVGVPGNLMTIFILLHRNCGLSKCITRYLLAMAFADLLVIILDLILRHIPIIYSIYSLMSLPVCNIHAVLIYAATDCSVWFTVTFTFDRFVAICYPHLKSRYSSERMASVFLGTVTAISCFKNIFWYFMFWGDYRRSNDPWFCLVTSAGQWFAIYGAIEFLHNILNPCVPFVLILLLNLFTVRHILVTSRARRRLRAQGSKEPPRDQEMESRRKSMILLFLLSANFILLWSLLMFYSVWWRVNSLCYASLYLYSFVQELGFMLQMSWEDAFLKLCNPCAVF; encoded by the exons ATGACTGAGAGGTATCTGAAAATCAGGGACACTGATGCGTTACACAGGACAGAACTTTTACCCTTTGTGGTTGCATCAATAATGGGCAGCACAG TGTCAGCAGGAGCCTCACCTCCGACAGTAAAAGAGATCAGCAGCGCcaaagagagggagaagggagatcGGAATCTGAGAACAAGAGATTGGAATGTtctaacaatggatcagaatgtgagaacaatcgACTGGAATGTTGTAACAATGGACAGGGATTTATCCTGGTCTCTTTACATTCTTTCTTTGTTGCCTGTGTCAGCGTATTGGATGGAGAATCTGATTGATGTTATCCAGCACTTTTACTATCCCATCCTGGCTACTGTTGGAGTCCCTG GTAACTTAATGACAATTTTCATACTGCTTCACAGAAACTGTGGATTGTCTAAATGTATCACTCGGTACCTGTTGGCTATGGCCTTCGCAGATCTATTAGTCATTATTCTTGATCTGATATTAAGACATATCCCAATCATTTACTCAATTTATTCCCTGATGTccctccctgtgtgtaatatccacgctgtcctgatttatgcagccactgactgttctgtctggttcaccgtcactttcacctttgatcgatttgtggctatTTGTTACCCACACCTGAAAAGTAGATATTCCAGTGAGAGAATGGCATCTGtgtttctgggaacagtgactgccATCAGTTGTTTTAAGAATatattctggtattttatgttttggGGTGATTATCGAAGGTCTAATGACCCTTGGTTTTGTTTGGTAACATCAGCTGGTCAGTGGTTTGCAATCTATGGTGCAATTGAGTTCCTCCATAACATCCTAAACCCATGTGTTCCATTTGTCCTGATATTGCTGCTTAATCTTTTCACGGTCaggcacattttagtgaccagcagagcccgcaggagactccgggctcaagGCAGCAAAGAGCCTCCCAGAGACCAAGAGATGGAGAGTCGAAGAAAATCCATGATCTTGCTGTTTcttctctcagccaatttcatcctcttATGGTCATTGTTGATGTTTTATTCTGTGTGGTGGCGGGTGAATTCTTTGTGTTATGCGTCCCTGTATCTTTACTcttttgtgcaggaattgggcttcatgctgca AATGTCATGGGAAGATGCCTTTTTGAAactctgcaatccatgtgctgtatttTGA